From Chryseobacterium joostei, the proteins below share one genomic window:
- a CDS encoding response regulator transcription factor gives MRKIIIADDEHKILMSLEYSFKKNGYDVYIARDGTEVLDFLKTMVPDVILLDIMMPNLDGYSTLDIIRQDEKLKDVKVIFLSAKNNPRDIEKGLEMGADAYVTKPYSIKKLIQQIEEIFGE, from the coding sequence ATGAGAAAGATAATCATTGCAGATGACGAACACAAAATACTAATGTCACTGGAATACAGCTTTAAAAAGAACGGCTATGATGTGTATATTGCCCGGGACGGAACGGAGGTACTCGATTTTTTAAAAACAATGGTTCCTGATGTCATTCTTCTCGACATTATGATGCCTAACCTTGATGGCTACAGTACATTAGACATCATCAGACAGGATGAAAAACTAAAAGATGTAAAAGTTATTTTCCTGAGTGCAAAAAACAACCCAAGAGACATTGAAAAAGGATTGGAAATGGGCGCTGATGCCTATGTAACAAAACCTTATTCGATAAAAAAACTGATACAGCAGATTGAGGAAATTTTTGGAGAATAA